The following coding sequences are from one Salvia hispanica cultivar TCC Black 2014 chromosome 3, UniMelb_Shisp_WGS_1.0, whole genome shotgun sequence window:
- the LOC125213293 gene encoding psbP domain-containing protein 5, chloroplastic-like isoform X2, whose product MAVAALPTLKYHHSLSPSFVIFGNNAQSMPISRNRKAQLSGKSRKIVGCSSNPSRPCLQDGILRRDLMFLGLSSSLSLAFPVLGAGAEEELKMDLFVDETNAYSYLYPKALPSDKFVFKWVESRKPERYSSAAPLSPDARLRIVSERVDFIDNLIISVSIGPPNPLFLKSNDKSTWSAKDVAESVLADKSALRVTTSQRMDESSILDAHSSTGCLCFSLRLIASHIGLMSIWCGNHQLKWPHHQTFTDILLLQQLNAKVICTLSMLQL is encoded by the exons atggCAGTTGCAGCTCTTCCTACACTGAAATACcatcattctctctctccaagttttgtcatttttgg AAATAATGCTCAAAGCATGCCCATTTCAAGGAACCGGAAAGCCCAATTAAGTGGGAAGTCGCGCAAAATAGTTGGATGTTCAAGTAATCCTTCAAGACCCTGTTTGCAAGATGGGATTTTGAGGAGGGATTTGATGTTCTTGGGCTTgtcctcctctctctctcttgctttCCCAGTTTTAG GCGCTGGTGCGGAAGAGGAACTGAAAATGGATCTATTTGTTGATGAGACAAATGCTTATTCATATTTGTATCCGAAAGCACTGCCTTCCGACAAATTTGTCTTCAAATG GGTGGAATCTAGAAAACCGGAGCGTTATTCATCAGCTGCACCATTGTCCC CTGATGCTCGGCTTCGCATTGTGTCTGAGAGGGTTGATTTCATTGATAACCTCATAATTTCAGTTTCG ATAGGTCCCCCTAATCCATTGTTCTTGAAATCTAATGACAAAAGCACGTGGAGTGCAAAAGACGTCGCTGAATCTGTTTTAGCTGACAAGTCTGCACTG CGGGTAACTACAAGCCAACGGATGGATGAAAGTTCAATCCTTGATGCACATTCTTCCACA GGCTGCTTGTGTTTTTCACTAAGGTTGATAGCGAGCCATATTGGTCTTATGAGTATTTGGTGCGGAAATCACCAACTGAAATG GCCCCATCATCAAACCTTTACCGACATTTTGTTGCTGCAACAGCTGAACGCGAAG GTTATTTGTACTCTCTCAATGCTTCAACTCTAA
- the LOC125213293 gene encoding psbP domain-containing protein 5, chloroplastic-like isoform X1: MAVAALPTLKYHHSLSPSFVIFGNNAQSMPISRNRKAQLSGKSRKIVGCSSNPSRPCLQDGILRRDLMFLGLSSSLSLAFPVLGAGAEEELKMDLFVDETNAYSYLYPKALPSDKFVFKWVESRKPERYSSAAPLSPDARLRIVSERVDFIDNLIISVSIGPPNPLFLKSNDKSTWSAKDVAESVLADKSALRVTTSQRMDESSILDAHSSTVDSEPYWSYEYLVRKSPTEMAPSSNLYRHFVAATAEREGYLYSLNASTLSMQWEKMGPFLEKTVASFRLLPPTENYVPPYKDPWRFW; this comes from the exons atggCAGTTGCAGCTCTTCCTACACTGAAATACcatcattctctctctccaagttttgtcatttttgg AAATAATGCTCAAAGCATGCCCATTTCAAGGAACCGGAAAGCCCAATTAAGTGGGAAGTCGCGCAAAATAGTTGGATGTTCAAGTAATCCTTCAAGACCCTGTTTGCAAGATGGGATTTTGAGGAGGGATTTGATGTTCTTGGGCTTgtcctcctctctctctcttgctttCCCAGTTTTAG GCGCTGGTGCGGAAGAGGAACTGAAAATGGATCTATTTGTTGATGAGACAAATGCTTATTCATATTTGTATCCGAAAGCACTGCCTTCCGACAAATTTGTCTTCAAATG GGTGGAATCTAGAAAACCGGAGCGTTATTCATCAGCTGCACCATTGTCCC CTGATGCTCGGCTTCGCATTGTGTCTGAGAGGGTTGATTTCATTGATAACCTCATAATTTCAGTTTCG ATAGGTCCCCCTAATCCATTGTTCTTGAAATCTAATGACAAAAGCACGTGGAGTGCAAAAGACGTCGCTGAATCTGTTTTAGCTGACAAGTCTGCACTG CGGGTAACTACAAGCCAACGGATGGATGAAAGTTCAATCCTTGATGCACATTCTTCCACA GTTGATAGCGAGCCATATTGGTCTTATGAGTATTTGGTGCGGAAATCACCAACTGAAATG GCCCCATCATCAAACCTTTACCGACATTTTGTTGCTGCAACAGCTGAACGCGAAG GTTATTTGTACTCTCTCAATGCTTCAACTCTAAGCATGCAATGGGAGAAG ATGGGACCATTCTTGGAGAAAACCGTGGCATCGTTTCGCCTTCTTCCTCCTACTGAAAATTATGTTCCTCCTTACAAGGACCCCTGGAGATTTTGGTGA
- the LOC125213292 gene encoding uncharacterized protein DDB_G0286299-like → MVGGGNRRDEGSFTVSNTNVFAALDTLRRKKKSDKDKGSSKGSKSSTKSGAASGKSKAEEKPVYWAPAPLTVKSWADVDDEDDDDYYATTAPPQAMWGGSGLNKVDETEKQDHLEETESEDELLDEGDDDVDEEPDHETEVGEPSEPIVETQVEQSPAPRETERQLSKKERRKKELAELEAILADFGVNPKEKAEDVTTDPNNDGKEVQLNGVAEKKDSAAPAESKSAKKKKKKDKASKEAKEPQDQPNTSDTHNEQDEAEHVEGDTSAVDMKERLKRVASAKKKKSNKEVDSAARAVAMEAAARSAKLAAAKKKEKNHYNQQPIR, encoded by the exons ATGGTTGGTGGTGGGAATAGGAGGGATGAGGGATCGTTTACCGTGAGCAACACCAATGTTTTTGCGGCGCTGGATACTttgaggaggaagaagaaatctGACAAAGATAAGGGTTCGTCTAAGGGGAGTAAGAGCTCCACTAAGAGTGGCGCTGCTTCTGGAAAATCAAAAGCGGAGGAAAAGCCGGTGTACTGGGCTCCGGCACCTTTGACAGTGAAGTCGTGGGCGGATGTGGATGACGAGGATGACGATGATTACTATGCCACCACGGCTCCTCCGCAGGCAATGTGGGGTGGTTCTGGTTTGAATAAAGTGGATGAAACAGAGAAACAAGATCATTTGGAG GAAACTGAGAGTGAAGATGAGCTTCTTGATGAAGGTGATGATGATGTAGATGAGGAGCCTGATCATGAAACAGAGGTCGGAGAACCTTCTGAACCGATAGTCGAAACACAGGTTGAACAATCTCCAGCACCTAGGGAAACAGAAAGACAACTTTCCAAGaaggagagaagaaaaaaggagCTTGCTGAATTAGAGGCCATTTTAGCTGATTTTGGAGTAAACCCTAAAGAGAAAGCTGAAGATGTAACAACCG ACCCGAACAATGACGGGAAAGAGGTGCAACTGAATGGAGTTGCAGAGAAGAAAGACAGTGCTGCACCTGCTGAATCCAAAAGtgcaaagaagaagaagaagaaggataaGGCATCCAAAGAGGCGAAGGAACCTCAGGACCAGCCCAATACCTCAGATACTCATAATGAACAAGATGAAGCTGAACATGTGGAGGGAGACACTTCTGCTGTTGATATGAAGGAGCGGCTCAAGAGGGTGGCTTCTgctaagaaaaagaaatcgaaCAAGGAGGTTGACTCTGCTGCAAGAGCTGTTGCTATGGAGGCTGCAGCACGGAGCGCAAAACTTGCAGCTGCCaaaaagaaggagaagaacCATTATAACCAGCAGCCAATCCGGTAA
- the LOC125211131 gene encoding syntaxin-32-like, translated as MSVKSNASIRDRTQEFLGIAERARKSVSLHNGPSSSGSKREEPPRSALAMQSEFNRRASKIGLGIHQTSQKLAKLAKLAKRTSVFDDPTLEIQELTAVIKQDITALNSGLVDLQYLSNSRNENTSSDTTTHSTTVVDDLKNRLMSTTKEFKEVLTMRTENLKVHDNRRQLFSSSASKSHANPFVRQRPLAAKASTSNSAATPLPWSNGTQTSSQLFPKTQVDGESQPLLQQQQNQQLQQIVPVQDSYMQSRAEALQNVESTIHELGSIFNQLATLVSQQGEISIRIDENMEDTLSNVEGAQGALLKYLNSISSNRWLMIKIFFVLIFFLMVFLFFVA; from the exons ATGTCGGTGAAGAGCAATGCTTCGATCAGGGATCGGACGCAGGAGTTTTTAGGGATTGCGGAGAGGGCAAGGAAATCAGTATCGTTGCACAATGGGCCCAGCAGCAGTGGATCCAAGCGGGAGGAGCCGCCGCGGTCGGCGCTGGCGATGCAATCGGAGTTCAACCGGCGGGCATCCAAAATTGGGCTTGGGATTCATCAGACGTCGCAGAAGCTAGCTAAGCTGGCAAAGC TGGCAAAGAGAACATCAGTGTTTGATGATCCTACCTTGGAAATCCAGGAGCTCACTGCAGTCATCAAGCAAGATATAACAGCTCTTAACTCTGGTCTAGTTGATCTCCAGTATCTCTCCAATTCACGCAATGAGAATACCTCCAGTGACACCACTACTCATTCTACTACTGTTGTTGATGATCTAAAGAATCGTTTGATGAGCACCACAAAGGAGTTCAAGGAAGTTTTAACCATGCGAACAGAG AACCTGAAGGTTCATGACAACAGAAGACAGTTGTTTTCGTCGTCTGCTTCCAAGAGCCATGCAAATCCTTTTGTTCGCCAGCGTCCTTTGGCTGCAAAGGCTTCAACTAGTAACTCAGCTGCCACACCTCTTCCATGGTCCAATGGCACACAAACTTCATCCCAGTTATTTCCCAA GACTCAAGTTGACGGGGAGTCCCAGCCTTTGCTGCAGCagcaacaaaatcaacaactaCAGCAAATTGTTCCCGTACAGGACAGCTACATGCAGAGTAGAGCCGAGGCTCTTCAAAATGTGGAGTCGACAATTCATGAGCTGGGCAGTATCTTCAATCAGTTGGCTACATTGGTATCTCAGCAAGGAGAGATTTCTATCAG GATTGATGAGAACATGGAAGACACGTTGTCAAACGTGGAGGGAGCACAAGGGGCTTTGCTCAAGTACCTCAATAGCATTTCATCAAATCGGTGGCTAATGATCAAAATATTCTTTGTGCTGATTTTCTTCCTCATGGTATTCCTCTTCTTCGTGGCCTAG